CAGCTGCATCAGCAGCAGTCTTAGCACCTTTCTTGATAGCGATAGCAGCACCAGCTACATACGCCCACTTAGCGTTCTCGAAGCAGATACGCTGAGTATCTTCACACATCTGATAAGGGTCAACACCTGCGTCCTCGCAGATTTGATTAGCCTCTTCCAAGCTCTTGATACCGTTAGCATTAAGAGCAGCAAGAACCTGCTTCTCGCGACGTTCCTGACTTTCGTAACTTACTTTTCTAATCATATCTGTATCTCCTTATTATTCTTTACGTGGATCAATAGCTTTAACAACACCCTGCTCAGCAGTTGTACGACCGTAGCTACCAGTGAACTTCTTGACAGCCTCGTTAGCGTCCATACCGTTCTTGATAGCCTCCATCATCTTGCCGAGGTGAACATACTCGTAACCACAAACCTGGCTGTCCTTATCCAAGAACTGCTTTGTGATGTAACCCTCTGTCAACTCGAGGTAACGTGTACCCTTAGCTACAGTACCATAGAGAGTACCAGTCTGTGAACGAAGACCCTTACCCAAGTCCTCAAGACCTGCACCGATAACAAGACCGCCCTCAGAGAAAGCGCTCTGGCTACGACCGTAAACGATCTGGAGGAAGAGCTCGCGCATTGCTGTATTGATAGCATCGCAAACGAGGTCAGTGTTCAAAGCCTCAAGGATAGTCTTACCTGGAAGAATCTCAGAAGCCATAGCAGCTGAGTGAGTCATACCAGTACAACCGATAGTCTCAACGAGAGCCTCCTGAATAACGCCTTCCTTGATGTTCAAAGAGAGCTTACAAGCACCCTGCTGAGGAGCACACCAACCCACACCGTGAGTATAACCAGAGATATCCTTAATCTCTTTTGCCTGAATCCATTTTCCCTCTTCAGGAATTGGAGCTGGTCCGTGGTTAGGACCCTTAGCGACAACGCACATGTTGTCTACTTCTTTAGAATAAATCATATTCGCTAAATTTTATATTAATGAATATATATAAGTATAAATTCTTCTGCTTAATTCATATTGTTTTGCTGAAACATTGGTCTTACAACCTCAATTCCGACCACAAAAGTACAAAAAAAATCTGTAAAATACCCAAAAATGAGTATTCTTTTTAACTCTTTAACCTAATATTTAGATTTTTTCTTGGGTTTATGCACAATTTCATGTATCTTTGCAAACTGAAAATAGCAATTTTGTAGATTATGATCGAAGTGAAGATAAAGGATGCCGTGCTTCAGCAGGCTGCCGAGGCAGGCATGGACGAGTTTGTGAAGGCCTTCGTGGACGCCATCCGTGAGGCGATTGGTGGAGAGCTTACTGCCGAGAACATGGCAGAGTTGAACAGCGACCAGATTACGCTCCTGGCATGGGACACCCTGCACGAGGAGATGATGGACGGCGGAATGATTCAGCTTA
The Segatella copri DNA segment above includes these coding regions:
- a CDS encoding iron-sulfur cluster assembly scaffold protein, with product MIYSKEVDNMCVVAKGPNHGPAPIPEEGKWIQAKEIKDISGYTHGVGWCAPQQGACKLSLNIKEGVIQEALVETIGCTGMTHSAAMASEILPGKTILEALNTDLVCDAINTAMRELFLQIVYGRSQSAFSEGGLVIGAGLEDLGKGLRSQTGTLYGTVAKGTRYLELTEGYITKQFLDKDSQVCGYEYVHLGKMMEAIKNGMDANEAVKKFTGSYGRTTAEQGVVKAIDPRKE